A window of Methanocella sp. genomic DNA:
CCCGGGCCGTCAAATACCTGGCAGGTGCCATGGAGGATAAGTCCGGCGGCGTGCGCAAGTGCGCGGCCTGGGCCCTGGGAAAGATGAAGGACCCTCGCTCGGCATATGCGCTTGAAAAAGCCCTGAACGACCAGGACTTTGACGTGCGCTGGAGGGTGGCCGAGGCGCTCACCGCCATGGGCTTTAAGACTGTCAGGTAACGATTATCTCAACTCCTCTGGTTTGGGGCATAGAGCGTATACTAAAACCTCGACCCGGATTTGCCGCCTCTGGATCATGGGAAACAGGTTGGAAGTATATGGAACGAACGGCGCGCTAGGGGGCATTTGAGCGCGCCGTTAAAAACGTCATCACGATCATATACCCGAACCTCGACCGAAAAGCCACCTCGATTATACCAGGGTAAAGGTTGGGCGTATATGAGGGCGGGCATCGCCGAGGAACCAGCCGATGAGGCGGGCCCTAATCCCCAAAAGATATATTTTTATACGGTAATTAACAAAGTATAATCGACTGCTGTGGATAGGCATGTGGGGCAGATATCCGCACCGGCATTTCAGGAGGGTAGATTATGAGGCCGATAAACGGAAAATACTGGACGGGGTGGCGTCCCGACTACCCGGATTTCCGGGACTATACGTTAACCACCGACACGGTAAAGCCATTATACAGCAAGACGGGCGTTCTTAAAGCCGGCGACAGCTCCCTGCCGAAGTCCGTAGACCTGAGAAAATGGTGCTCCCCGATCGAAGATCAGGGGCAACTGGGCTCGTGCACGGCCAACGCCGGCG
This region includes:
- a CDS encoding HEAT repeat domain-containing protein; translation: MDMEYWLENLKSENKEIKLIAIEMLGLSGDLKAVNSLVGQLGSDDEEIRACIVESLGVLNDSRAVKYLAGAMEDKSGGVRKCAAWALGKMKDPRSAYALEKALNDQDFDVRWRVAEALTAMGFKTVR